TATGCGTACGCATGAAAATTACCGTGGTCGGAAAGTTTTCCTATACCAGAATTGTGGCTTTTATGGTAAAGTAGTTATATTGAAGAAAACAGAAGAAGGGTTTGAAGTACTCCGCTTCCGGGCGTAGAACGAAAATAAGGTGGGAAACAAGATGAAAAAACTGACCATTAATGAAATTGCAGAAATGGTAGGAGTTTCGAAGACAACGATTTCTTTTTATTTGAACGGAAAAACGAATAAAATGTCAGATGAGACACAGAAAAAGATCCAGCAGGTCATTGAAGAGACCGGTTACACGCCAAGCGCTGCGACCAGAACAGTAAAGGCAAGCGATGACTGTATCGGCGTGATTCTTGGAGATGTGTCCAAACCATTTGCGGCAAAGGCACTGAAAGGAATTGAAGAAGAAGCACATGAGGCCGGATATCAGGTGATCGTGGGAAGTAACGAGATGTCATTTGCCAAAGAAAAAGAATATGTTGAGCATATGCTGAAAATGGGAGTGTCCGGTTTTATCATACAGGCAACATACAGGTTTGGAATTTTGGCAATGGAATTGGAAAAAAAGAATAAAAAGGTCGTATATCTGGATATTCCACCTTATGATTCACAGGGAGTAAGAGTTTTGGGAGACAATTATCAATGCGTATATGATGCAATCAGTCAATGCATTGAGAGAGGATATGATCAGCTTCTGGTTGTTTCGGATGCCAATGAATCGGAGTATACCGGAATGGATAACCTGCGAGGCTTCAAGGATGCGGCAAACGATGCCGGAGTTTCATTTAAGACCTATTTTATAGAAGCGGAGACAACAAGAGAAGAGATTCATGATTATCTGGAACAGAATATCAGCGAGTATAAGAAAACACTGGTGTATGCTTCAGATGTGGAGGCGCTTCGAAAAGTGTATCTTGGGATTAAGTTATTTCCGGATTTTCAGTCATTGTTTCCAGAGCGTCTGGGGCTGATCGGATTTGATGTGACCGGATGGACAAAGATCGCAGTACCGGAAATCTCAGCAATCATGATCCCTGCTTATCAGGAAGGTCAGATTGCCTCCCGAAAACTGATTGAAATGATCGAGAGTAAAAACAGTATTTCGAATAAAAAAGTAATTATAAAAAATGCAGTGCGCTGGAGAGACAGTACGCTGTAGCAGGAGGATATTATAGAATGATACAGATCAAAGTATTAGATGCAGAAAAAAATATTGTTGCAGAAAATGGTGGGCAGGAGGAAGTGAACCTGACGCTGAGAAGAGAGTATCAGGAGGGCGACACCATTGTATTTGAAATTGGTGGAGAGACAGGACATTATTGGATGCAGGTGGATGATGTGCTTGGAAAATCACTGGTGTATCTGACAGGCGATCAGACTTATGAGATTCCGTTTGAAGAAAAGAAGTTCAATCTTTCA
This window of the Mediterraneibacter gnavus ATCC 29149 genome carries:
- a CDS encoding LacI family DNA-binding transcriptional regulator, which encodes MKKLTINEIAEMVGVSKTTISFYLNGKTNKMSDETQKKIQQVIEETGYTPSAATRTVKASDDCIGVILGDVSKPFAAKALKGIEEEAHEAGYQVIVGSNEMSFAKEKEYVEHMLKMGVSGFIIQATYRFGILAMELEKKNKKVVYLDIPPYDSQGVRVLGDNYQCVYDAISQCIERGYDQLLVVSDANESEYTGMDNLRGFKDAANDAGVSFKTYFIEAETTREEIHDYLEQNISEYKKTLVYASDVEALRKVYLGIKLFPDFQSLFPERLGLIGFDVTGWTKIAVPEISAIMIPAYQEGQIASRKLIEMIESKNSISNKKVIIKNAVRWRDSTL